One segment of Paenibacillus rhizovicinus DNA contains the following:
- the yunB gene encoding sporulation protein YunB: MRRWGRRGWRSRGVRRRSGGNSGSGRKPKRRKLLLFLAFLFLLFFFQTFIFVERNLQKPLMTVAQVRVKQVATQAINKSITEQVAGHTDADKLIEWKTNSNGKISGFMLNYAEHMRITSETIDTVQATLNHMGDIPEKIPLGQALGSAIIASFGPRIPVKFEPIGAVKVDLNTRQKDAGINMILVEVYMHIVAEVSIIIPFDTQPELVETEIPISYLLVVGDVPTYYYDNNGNPVGDSAPNAPSIAIPSNPGKGSADSSADGTANENENSLPAGTSVKEEDDVPRSE, translated from the coding sequence ATGCGCAGATGGGGCAGACGAGGCTGGCGGAGCAGGGGCGTCCGGCGCCGCTCCGGCGGCAATAGCGGCAGCGGACGGAAACCGAAACGGCGCAAACTGCTTCTTTTTCTGGCGTTTCTGTTCCTGCTGTTCTTCTTCCAAACGTTTATATTCGTGGAACGCAATCTTCAGAAACCGTTGATGACCGTCGCGCAGGTCCGCGTGAAGCAGGTGGCGACGCAGGCGATCAACAAGTCGATTACGGAACAAGTGGCGGGACATACGGACGCCGACAAGCTGATCGAGTGGAAAACGAACAGCAACGGCAAAATATCCGGCTTCATGCTGAACTACGCCGAACATATGCGCATCACGTCGGAGACGATCGATACGGTTCAAGCCACGCTCAACCATATGGGCGACATTCCGGAGAAAATCCCGCTCGGCCAGGCGCTCGGAAGCGCGATCATCGCCTCGTTCGGTCCGCGCATTCCGGTCAAGTTCGAGCCGATCGGCGCCGTGAAAGTAGATTTGAATACGCGGCAGAAGGATGCCGGCATCAATATGATTCTCGTGGAAGTGTACATGCACATCGTGGCCGAAGTATCGATCATCATTCCTTTCGATACGCAGCCGGAACTGGTGGAAACGGAAATTCCGATCTCCTACCTGCTCGTCGTGGGCGACGTGCCGACGTATTATTACGACAACAACGGCAATCCCGTCGGCGACTCCGCGCCGAATGCGCCGAGCATCGCGATTCCCTCGAATCCGGGCAAGGGATCGGCCGACAGCTCCGCGGACGGAACCGCGAACGAGAACGAGAACAGCTTGCCGGCCGGGACGTCCGTTAAGGAAGAGGACGACGTGCCCCGGTCCGAATAA
- a CDS encoding M23 family metallopeptidase, whose translation MAVLPLAFSLLLQPLPVRANAAVPNKTVTQDELYAKRKILYDEISVVTGIPWYRLAAIDQYERTLTKARPKTRSQLGEYVSVFVADTEWAGELNPDSEDQFPLSIHWFHGIGEDGDGDGLASRTNDTDLLYAMANHLLQFGTEEDDFAIGLWQYYHNTRAVQRIRQFARLYENYGQLNLFQHAFPVPIGSTYSYKGTWGTRRSWGGYRIHEGTDIFANHGVPVRSTCFGVIEVKGWNPYGGWRLGIRDLNNYYHYYAHLSGYDKTIDVGTIVKPGQVVGWVGSSGYGRPGTQGKFPPHLHYGIYRDRGLVEWSFDPYPSLRQWEIEERRSLRKR comes from the coding sequence ATGGCGGTATTGCCGCTGGCGTTCTCGCTGCTCCTGCAGCCGTTGCCCGTGCGCGCGAACGCAGCGGTCCCGAACAAAACAGTAACCCAAGACGAGCTTTATGCCAAACGGAAAATTCTGTATGACGAAATCAGCGTCGTAACCGGCATTCCCTGGTATCGCTTGGCCGCTATCGATCAATACGAGCGGACCCTGACCAAGGCGCGCCCCAAGACCCGTTCCCAGCTGGGCGAATACGTCAGCGTGTTCGTAGCCGACACGGAATGGGCCGGCGAGTTGAACCCGGACAGCGAAGACCAATTCCCTCTGTCCATCCACTGGTTCCACGGCATTGGCGAAGACGGGGACGGCGACGGACTTGCCAGCCGCACGAACGATACCGACCTGCTGTACGCCATGGCCAACCACCTGCTCCAGTTCGGAACGGAAGAAGACGATTTTGCCATCGGGCTATGGCAGTATTATCACAATACGCGGGCGGTGCAGCGCATCCGCCAATTCGCGCGGCTGTATGAAAACTATGGCCAGCTGAACTTGTTCCAGCATGCGTTTCCCGTGCCGATCGGTTCCACGTATTCGTACAAAGGAACCTGGGGCACCCGCCGCAGCTGGGGCGGATACCGCATTCACGAGGGCACCGATATTTTCGCCAATCACGGCGTACCCGTGCGCAGCACCTGCTTCGGGGTCATCGAGGTGAAGGGCTGGAACCCTTACGGCGGCTGGAGGCTCGGCATCCGCGACCTCAATAACTACTATCATTACTATGCGCACCTAAGCGGCTATGACAAGACAATAGACGTAGGCACCATCGTGAAGCCGGGCCAAGTGGTCGGCTGGGTAGGCAGCTCCGGCTACGGCCGTCCCGGAACGCAGGGCAAATTCCCGCCGCATCTGCATTACGGCATCTATCGCGACCGCGGGCTCGTTGAATGGTCCTTCGATCCGTACCCAAGCTTGCGGCAATGGGAAATCGAAGAAAGACGCAGTCTGCGCAAACGGTAA
- the lipA gene encoding lipoyl synthase, with translation MDAASAALLCCYGLQIIGFYPKHAIIRRRVNRKAEVPHKMKTQEKQPKPDWLRIKLTTGGNYAELKDMMRSKTLHTVCEEARCPNIYECWANRTATFMILGDICTRACRFCAVKTGLPTELDLQEPERVAEAAEQMGLRHCVVTSVARDDLADGGASIFVETIKAVRRKLPLCSVEVLIPDFMGNWDALQAVMDAKPDILNHNIETVARLSNRVRAKAKYPRSMELLKRAKEMQPDIPTKSSIMLGVGEEWDEILQAMDDLRAVDCNILTLGQYLQPTPNHMPIARYVHPDEFAKLKEEGLKRGFSHVESAPLVRSSYHAHEQVKSAEEAQSASL, from the coding sequence ATGGATGCAGCTTCAGCGGCGCTGCTCTGCTGTTATGGTTTGCAAATCATTGGTTTTTATCCGAAACATGCTATAATAAGACGCAGAGTGAACAGGAAAGCAGAGGTACCGCATAAAATGAAGACGCAGGAAAAACAACCGAAGCCGGATTGGCTCCGAATTAAATTAACGACGGGCGGCAATTACGCCGAACTGAAAGATATGATGCGTTCCAAGACGCTGCACACGGTTTGCGAGGAAGCTCGCTGTCCGAATATATACGAATGCTGGGCGAACCGCACGGCGACGTTCATGATTCTCGGCGACATTTGCACGCGGGCCTGCCGGTTCTGCGCGGTGAAGACCGGGCTGCCGACGGAGCTTGATCTGCAAGAACCGGAACGCGTCGCGGAAGCCGCGGAACAGATGGGCCTTCGCCACTGCGTCGTCACTTCGGTGGCGCGCGACGATCTGGCCGACGGCGGGGCAAGCATTTTCGTGGAAACGATCAAAGCCGTTCGCCGCAAGCTGCCTCTATGCAGCGTAGAAGTGCTCATCCCCGATTTCATGGGCAATTGGGATGCGCTTCAAGCCGTGATGGACGCGAAACCCGATATTTTGAACCATAATATAGAGACCGTCGCAAGGCTCTCGAACCGGGTTCGCGCGAAAGCGAAGTACCCGCGCTCCATGGAGCTGCTGAAACGGGCGAAAGAAATGCAGCCTGACATTCCGACGAAGTCGAGCATCATGCTCGGCGTCGGCGAGGAATGGGATGAGATTTTGCAAGCGATGGACGATTTGCGCGCCGTAGACTGCAACATTTTGACGCTCGGTCAATATTTGCAGCCGACGCCGAATCATATGCCGATCGCGCGCTATGTTCATCCAGACGAGTTCGCGAAGCTGAAAGAAGAAGGCTTGAAGCGCGGCTTCAGCCATGTAGAGTCCGCACCGCTCGTTCGCAGCTCCTATCACGCGCACGAGCAGGTCAAATCCGCGGAGGAAGCCCAGAGCGCATCCCTGTGA
- a CDS encoding YutD family protein, protein MIHISGRAYALIHENRNGWNLEAFRERYSEVLERYDYVVGDWGYNQLRLKGFFRDTHPKATRESVISSIADYINEYCNFGCAYFVLEKQPGGVKQGEDGELGEGGEIEVIELPDGAEEAYLTASRTIAAAKAADAPAAENQHVKFMPRHERDLRREQQRNSRKETAKEPDKEREGSRDNHRKSSGKDREHGARQGQQAGRGHQSERGDRPEKNDRGGERPERQHRGDRPERSGERNDRGERQPDNRGDRSDRGRSKQRHFNQKAPVAAASEPNQPHNQQHHQQHHQQHHQQQQPSNRNKDAAPKQS, encoded by the coding sequence TTGATCCATATTAGCGGAAGAGCCTACGCATTGATTCATGAGAACAGAAACGGTTGGAATCTGGAAGCGTTCCGCGAGCGGTACAGCGAAGTGCTGGAACGCTACGATTACGTCGTCGGGGACTGGGGCTACAATCAGCTGCGGCTTAAAGGGTTTTTCCGCGACACCCATCCGAAAGCGACGCGGGAGAGCGTTATTTCCTCCATTGCGGATTATATTAACGAATATTGCAATTTCGGCTGCGCTTACTTCGTTCTGGAGAAGCAGCCTGGCGGCGTGAAGCAGGGCGAGGACGGGGAGCTCGGCGAAGGCGGCGAGATCGAAGTCATCGAACTGCCGGACGGCGCGGAGGAAGCCTATCTCACGGCTTCCCGCACCATCGCGGCGGCCAAGGCAGCCGATGCTCCGGCGGCCGAGAATCAGCACGTGAAGTTCATGCCGCGGCATGAGCGGGATTTGCGCCGAGAGCAGCAGCGGAACAGCCGCAAGGAAACGGCCAAGGAGCCTGATAAGGAGCGGGAAGGCTCGCGCGACAACCATCGCAAGTCGTCCGGCAAGGACCGCGAGCACGGCGCCCGCCAGGGACAGCAAGCCGGACGCGGCCATCAGTCTGAGCGCGGCGATCGTCCGGAGAAGAACGACCGCGGCGGCGAACGGCCGGAGCGCCAGCATCGCGGCGACAGGCCGGAGCGCAGCGGCGAGCGTAATGACCGCGGCGAACGTCAGCCGGATAACCGCGGCGATCGTTCGGACCGCGGACGCAGCAAGCAGCGTCATTTCAATCAGAAAGCGCCGGTTGCGGCAGCTTCCGAACCGAACCAGCCGCATAACCAACAGCATCACCAACAGCATCACCAACAACACCACCAACAACAGCAGCCGTCGAACAGAAACAAAGACGCTGCGCCGAAACAGAGCTAA
- a CDS encoding ABC transporter ATP-binding protein: MNQYRAFYRIVKPYRWLVALTLFIGAIKFAIPLTLPLFIKYVVDDVLLSSLPAADKTSKLFKAIGLAFLIFVVLRYPIEYYRQYFAQFTTSRVLYDLRNKLYVHLQQLSLRFYQNRKSGEIISRMMNDVEQTKALVETGLMNIWLDMFTLVIALVIMFNMNVPLTFVAIAILPFYGYAVKKLYKRLRGYSRSRSQALADMQGYLNEHVNGIPVVKSFTLEQYEEEQFGSRNRTFLTRAFALTRWNALTQSIVNTLTEIAPLLVLACGGYLVVQETLTLGEFVAFYGYLDRLYAPLRRLVNSSTELTQASASLDRVMELLDEQPEIKDAPHAAALPSVRGDIVFDNVSFRYHDETEWVLRHINLTIPHGRTAALVGMSGGGKSSMVSLLARFYDVQEGRILIDGRPIDGMTQQSLRSHIGMVLQDNILFSGSVRENVLLGNPESSEEAMMEAAKKANAHDFILSLPKGYDTEIGERGVKLSGGQKQRIAIARVFLKDPAILVLDEATSALDLESEHAIQESLAELARNRTTLVVAHRLSTITHANPIVVIEHGEIVEQGSHEELMALNGAYARLYNVQYL, translated from the coding sequence ATGAACCAGTACCGCGCTTTCTATCGCATCGTGAAGCCGTATCGCTGGCTCGTCGCCTTAACGCTGTTCATAGGCGCCATCAAGTTCGCGATTCCGCTTACGCTGCCGCTGTTCATCAAATACGTCGTGGACGATGTGCTGCTCTCGAGCCTGCCCGCCGCCGACAAAACCTCCAAGCTGTTCAAAGCGATCGGCTTGGCCTTCCTGATCTTCGTCGTGCTGCGCTACCCGATCGAATATTACCGCCAGTACTTCGCGCAATTCACGACGAGCCGCGTGCTCTACGACCTCCGGAATAAGCTGTACGTCCATCTGCAGCAGCTGTCGCTGCGCTTCTATCAGAACCGCAAATCCGGTGAAATCATTTCGCGGATGATGAACGACGTCGAACAGACCAAAGCGCTCGTCGAAACCGGCCTCATGAACATTTGGCTGGATATGTTCACGCTCGTCATCGCGCTCGTCATCATGTTCAACATGAACGTGCCGCTTACGTTCGTCGCGATCGCGATTCTGCCGTTCTACGGCTACGCGGTCAAGAAGCTGTACAAGCGGCTGCGCGGCTACTCCCGGTCGCGTTCCCAGGCGCTCGCGGACATGCAGGGGTACTTGAACGAGCATGTGAACGGCATTCCCGTCGTCAAAAGCTTCACGCTGGAGCAATACGAGGAGGAGCAGTTCGGCAGCCGCAACCGGACGTTTCTGACGCGGGCATTCGCCCTCACCCGCTGGAACGCGCTTACGCAATCCATCGTCAACACGCTGACTGAAATCGCGCCGCTTCTCGTGCTTGCCTGCGGCGGATACCTGGTCGTGCAGGAAACGTTGACGCTCGGCGAGTTCGTCGCGTTCTACGGCTACCTGGACCGGCTCTATGCGCCGCTGCGCCGGCTCGTCAATTCCTCGACCGAGCTGACCCAAGCTTCGGCTTCCCTGGATCGCGTCATGGAGCTGCTGGACGAGCAGCCGGAAATCAAGGATGCGCCGCATGCCGCCGCGCTTCCTTCCGTTCGGGGCGATATCGTCTTCGACAACGTTTCCTTCCGCTATCACGACGAGACGGAGTGGGTGCTGCGGCATATCAATCTGACGATCCCGCACGGCCGCACCGCTGCCCTCGTCGGCATGAGCGGCGGAGGCAAGTCATCGATGGTCAGCCTGCTCGCGCGGTTCTACGACGTGCAGGAAGGCCGCATCTTGATCGATGGCCGGCCCATTGACGGAATGACCCAGCAAAGCTTGCGCTCCCATATCGGCATGGTGCTGCAGGACAACATCCTGTTCAGCGGCTCCGTGCGCGAGAACGTACTGCTCGGCAATCCCGAGTCGTCGGAAGAAGCCATGATGGAGGCAGCCAAGAAAGCGAACGCCCACGACTTCATCCTCTCCTTACCCAAAGGGTACGACACTGAAATCGGCGAGCGGGGCGTGAAGCTGTCCGGCGGACAGAAACAGCGGATCGCCATCGCCCGCGTGTTCTTGAAGGATCCCGCCATTCTCGTGCTGGACGAAGCGACGTCGGCGCTGGACCTGGAGTCGGAGCATGCCATTCAGGAATCGCTGGCGGAGCTGGCGCGCAACCGGACGACGCTTGTCGTCGCCCACCGCTTGTCGACCATCACGCATGCGAACCCCATCGTCGTGATCGAACACGGCGAGATCGTGGAGCAGGGCTCGCACGAGGAATTGATGGCCCTGAACGGGGCTTACGCGCGGCTGTATAACGTGCAGTATTTATAA
- a CDS encoding NAD kinase encodes MNYVVIDRGDELSKKLAADFHRLAAARGFTRNDDRPEIVISIGGDGTLLQAFHTHADRIDELAFVGIHTGHLGFFADWKIDELEELVRMMAEDEPKIVRYPLAEIVLDTSEGLSTYIAVNEFTLKGVDNTLVAQIDINDELFEMFRGDGIVVSTPSGSTAYNKSLGGAVIHPSIECLQIAEIASINNRVYRTLGSSVVLPQHHHCDIISRKDQRLQLTFDHLNITRSDIRSIRCSVSARKISFARYRPFPFWNRVREAFLGYEVK; translated from the coding sequence TTGAATTACGTAGTCATTGACAGAGGCGATGAGCTGTCGAAGAAGCTCGCCGCCGATTTCCATAGGCTTGCGGCCGCCCGGGGCTTTACCCGTAACGACGACCGGCCCGAGATCGTCATCTCCATCGGCGGCGACGGAACGCTGCTGCAAGCTTTTCACACGCACGCGGACCGCATCGACGAACTTGCTTTCGTCGGTATTCACACCGGCCATCTCGGCTTCTTCGCGGACTGGAAAATCGACGAGCTGGAGGAACTCGTCCGCATGATGGCGGAGGACGAGCCCAAGATCGTGCGCTATCCGCTTGCCGAAATCGTGCTGGATACGTCCGAAGGACTTTCTACCTATATCGCGGTTAACGAATTCACGCTCAAGGGCGTGGACAATACGCTCGTCGCTCAAATCGATATCAACGACGAGCTCTTCGAGATGTTCCGGGGCGACGGCATCGTCGTATCGACGCCGTCCGGCAGTACGGCCTACAACAAAAGCTTGGGCGGCGCCGTCATCCATCCGTCCATCGAATGCTTGCAGATCGCGGAAATCGCGTCCATCAACAATCGGGTATACCGCACGCTCGGCTCTTCGGTCGTTCTGCCGCAGCATCACCACTGCGACATTATTTCCCGCAAAGACCAGCGGCTGCAATTAACGTTCGACCATCTGAACATCACGAGATCCGATATCCGTTCCATCCGGTGCAGCGTATCCGCGCGCAAAATCAGCTTTGCCCGCTACCGGCCATTCCCGTTCTGGAACCGGGTGCGCGAAGCGTTCCTCGGCTACGAAGTGAAATAG
- the ylbJ gene encoding sporulation integral membrane protein YlbJ, with protein sequence MVRFLLRPSVIPAWSAAVLVLLLAAFPAQALEASLRGLSIWWEVLFPALFPFFVISELLLGFGIVHFFGKILDPLMRPLFRIPGIGGFVVTMGYASGYPVGARLTAQLWEQKLINRAEGERLVAFTTTSDPIFLIGAVSVGFFHSVALAPVLAAAHYFGGLIIGLLMRFHDRHAPASSEKKERRAGARRKSRVAEALEAMHVARMMDGRPLGKLLQDAVQAALRLMIVVGGLVVVFSVIMELLRQTGSIDMLGGGIRAVLGLVGMPPALSDAVVSGTFEVTLGARAAGSAAGSGLVHQVAIAAFVLSWAGLSVHAQVASLLSRTDLRYKPFLIARLLHGFIAAALVYALWGWLGPAL encoded by the coding sequence ATCGTCCGGTTTCTGCTGCGTCCGTCCGTCATCCCCGCTTGGTCGGCAGCCGTGCTCGTGCTGCTGCTCGCGGCTTTCCCCGCCCAAGCATTGGAGGCTTCCCTGCGCGGCCTGTCCATCTGGTGGGAAGTGCTGTTCCCGGCTCTCTTCCCCTTCTTCGTCATTTCCGAACTGCTTCTCGGCTTCGGCATCGTCCATTTCTTCGGCAAAATCCTCGATCCGCTTATGCGGCCATTGTTCCGCATTCCGGGCATCGGCGGCTTCGTCGTCACGATGGGCTACGCATCCGGCTATCCCGTCGGCGCGCGGCTGACCGCGCAGCTGTGGGAGCAGAAACTGATCAACCGGGCCGAGGGAGAGCGCCTCGTGGCTTTCACGACGACGTCCGACCCGATCTTCCTGATCGGCGCCGTATCGGTCGGTTTCTTCCACAGCGTAGCGCTCGCTCCCGTCCTTGCCGCTGCCCATTACTTCGGAGGGCTCATTATCGGCCTGCTCATGCGCTTCCATGATCGTCACGCCCCTGCCAGCAGCGAGAAGAAGGAACGGCGCGCGGGGGCTCGCCGCAAGAGCCGCGTAGCCGAGGCGCTGGAAGCGATGCATGTCGCCCGCATGATGGATGGCCGGCCGCTCGGCAAGCTGCTGCAGGATGCCGTCCAGGCGGCGCTGCGCCTGATGATCGTCGTCGGCGGACTCGTCGTCGTCTTCTCCGTCATCATGGAACTGCTTCGCCAGACTGGCAGCATCGACATGCTGGGCGGGGGCATCCGCGCGGTGCTCGGACTCGTCGGCATGCCTCCCGCACTATCGGATGCCGTCGTAAGCGGCACCTTCGAGGTTACGCTCGGCGCGCGCGCCGCGGGCTCCGCCGCCGGGAGCGGCCTCGTTCACCAAGTCGCGATCGCCGCGTTCGTGTTGTCCTGGGCAGGCCTTTCCGTTCATGCCCAAGTGGCCAGCCTGCTGAGCCGCACGGACTTGCGCTACAAGCCTTTTCTGATCGCGCGTCTCCTTCACGGCTTCATCGCCGCCGCGCTCGTTTATGCGCTCTGGGGCTGGCTCGGTCCTGCCCTGTAA
- a CDS encoding globin domain-containing protein, translating into MNNYSTIFEAVGGVEGIKGIVQAFYPKVQKHPLLGPLFPADIDPVMEKQTLFLSQFFGGPSLYSDQYGHPMMRARHMPFPITPERAEAWLSCMRAALSETDLPMELQELMLDRLSGPAHHFINQP; encoded by the coding sequence ATGAATAACTATAGCACTATTTTCGAGGCGGTTGGAGGAGTCGAAGGCATCAAAGGAATCGTTCAGGCCTTTTATCCTAAAGTACAGAAGCATCCGCTGCTGGGACCGCTGTTCCCGGCGGACATCGACCCTGTCATGGAGAAGCAAACCTTGTTTTTATCCCAGTTTTTCGGCGGTCCATCCCTGTACTCCGACCAGTACGGCCATCCGATGATGCGGGCGCGGCATATGCCTTTTCCGATCACGCCGGAGCGCGCCGAAGCTTGGCTGAGCTGCATGCGCGCGGCGCTGTCCGAGACGGATTTGCCGATGGAGCTGCAGGAGCTGATGCTGGATCGGCTTTCGGGGCCGGCGCATCACTTTATTAATCAACCCTAA
- a CDS encoding DUF2225 domain-containing protein, producing the protein MEPLYETTKTCLCCEGSFATSRVRPSFKKSIRQDTDFCASYKTEINPDYYVVFVCPDCGFASTENGITAMTDAQRKKYYEQIGARWTRREYGGSRTREQALACYKIALLCAGVIGEKERIVAGILHHIAWIYRSMEDREQEQRFLRFALDAYVTVFETEGVSLNNAKLMYLIGELNRRIGEPRLAVRWFSRVVNDKKITDAAMIRASREQWQLIREEQTGLDDETAAGIA; encoded by the coding sequence ATGGAACCTTTATACGAGACAACCAAAACCTGCCTTTGCTGTGAGGGTTCCTTTGCAACGTCGCGTGTCCGGCCAAGCTTCAAGAAGTCGATCCGTCAGGATACCGACTTCTGCGCTTCCTATAAAACCGAGATCAATCCGGACTATTACGTTGTCTTCGTCTGTCCGGACTGCGGGTTCGCCTCGACGGAGAACGGTATTACGGCGATGACGGATGCCCAGCGGAAGAAGTATTACGAGCAGATCGGCGCGCGATGGACGCGCCGCGAATACGGAGGCAGCCGGACAAGAGAGCAGGCTTTGGCCTGCTATAAGATCGCTTTGCTCTGCGCGGGCGTTATCGGGGAGAAGGAACGGATCGTCGCAGGCATTCTGCATCACATCGCCTGGATCTACCGTTCGATGGAGGACCGGGAGCAGGAGCAGCGTTTCTTGCGTTTTGCGCTCGATGCGTACGTTACGGTGTTCGAGACGGAAGGCGTTTCGCTGAACAATGCGAAGCTGATGTATTTGATCGGGGAGCTGAACCGCCGCATCGGGGAGCCTCGCTTGGCCGTACGCTGGTTTTCCCGCGTCGTGAACGACAAGAAAATCACGGATGCCGCAATGATTCGGGCAAGCCGGGAGCAGTGGCAGCTGATCCGCGAAGAGCAGACGGGGCTCGACGACGAGACCGCTGCGGGTATCGCGTAG
- a CDS encoding YycC family protein: protein MSQPLQLSAETAVKLAKELNVPLEHLMHMPKHILLQKIAELAKAAPSPESTPEDKGDGNP, encoded by the coding sequence ATGTCCCAACCATTGCAGCTTTCCGCCGAGACAGCCGTGAAGCTGGCCAAGGAATTGAACGTTCCGCTGGAGCATCTCATGCATATGCCGAAGCATATTTTATTGCAGAAAATCGCCGAGCTTGCGAAAGCGGCCCCTAGTCCCGAGAGCACGCCCGAAGACAAGGGAGACGGCAACCCGTGA
- a CDS encoding M3 family oligoendopeptidase, whose translation MTTQYPITWDLDVIYAGGSSSASFLEELAGMERDIEALYGELATLPQGAAPSTEQLTSWTAAVQSILLRLRQSDSFVSCLQAQQMKDAAANGLNDRVKTMSAKFNAALTSYDEKLLRTDEASWKAWLQSSEAAPVAFVLNERREAAKEKLPPEQEALAGELAVDGYHGWGDFYNTIVSRIRFEATEEDGTVKQLSAGQMFNRLSNSNRSVREAAFREWERVWGEQADLCADTLNRISGFRMKLYGKRGWAGRSADAELLAHASGDAILKEPLEMNRMSEATLNAMWSAVTEGKPKLVRYLERKAKLLGLEQLDWHDVAAPIGQTEKKVSYDEAAAFIKEQFGAFSPDLADFTEMAFKDAWIEAEDRPGKRPGGFCTSFPKSEQTRIFMTYSGTPDNVSTLAHELGHAYHQHVMNDLPPLAQEYAMNVAETASTFAEMIVADSALEAATERDEKLALLDEKLQNAVAFFMNIHARFLFETRFYEKRREGMVGQEELNGLMEEAQREAFSGALGELHPHFWAAKLHFYLTDVPFYNFPYTFGYLFSGGIYAIAKKAGPSFAGRYVSLLRDTGLMTVEQLAEKHLGVRLDQPDFWREAVSLLLEDVDAFLALTEE comes from the coding sequence ATGACCACGCAATATCCGATTACTTGGGATTTAGATGTCATTTACGCGGGCGGCTCAAGCTCCGCGTCATTTCTGGAGGAGCTGGCCGGCATGGAGCGCGATATCGAAGCGCTGTACGGCGAGCTAGCGACATTGCCGCAAGGAGCGGCTCCATCCACGGAACAGCTGACCAGCTGGACCGCTGCGGTGCAGTCCATCCTGCTTCGTCTGCGTCAGTCCGATTCGTTCGTATCCTGCCTGCAGGCGCAGCAAATGAAAGACGCAGCCGCGAACGGCCTGAACGATCGCGTGAAGACGATGTCGGCGAAGTTCAACGCCGCGCTGACGAGCTACGACGAGAAGCTGCTCCGCACCGACGAAGCGTCGTGGAAGGCTTGGCTGCAATCCAGCGAGGCCGCGCCCGTTGCGTTCGTGCTGAACGAGCGCCGCGAAGCGGCGAAGGAGAAGCTGCCGCCGGAGCAGGAAGCGCTGGCCGGGGAGCTGGCAGTCGACGGGTATCATGGCTGGGGCGATTTTTACAATACGATCGTTTCCCGGATTCGGTTCGAGGCGACGGAGGAAGACGGCACGGTCAAGCAGCTGTCGGCCGGACAGATGTTCAATCGGCTCTCGAACAGCAATCGTTCCGTGCGCGAAGCGGCTTTCCGCGAATGGGAACGGGTGTGGGGCGAACAGGCCGACCTGTGCGCGGATACGCTGAATCGCATTTCCGGCTTCCGTATGAAGCTGTACGGCAAACGCGGCTGGGCTGGTCGTTCCGCTGACGCGGAACTGCTCGCCCATGCATCCGGGGATGCCATCCTGAAGGAACCGCTAGAGATGAACCGGATGAGCGAAGCGACGCTGAACGCGATGTGGTCGGCGGTTACGGAAGGAAAGCCGAAGCTTGTGCGCTATCTTGAGCGCAAGGCGAAGCTGCTCGGGCTCGAGCAATTGGATTGGCACGATGTAGCTGCGCCGATCGGTCAGACGGAGAAGAAAGTTTCATACGACGAAGCGGCGGCGTTCATCAAAGAACAGTTCGGCGCTTTCAGCCCGGACTTGGCGGATTTTACGGAGATGGCGTTCAAAGATGCATGGATCGAGGCGGAAGACCGCCCCGGCAAGCGTCCCGGCGGGTTCTGCACGTCGTTTCCGAAGAGCGAGCAAACGCGTATATTCATGACCTACTCCGGCACGCCGGATAATGTGTCGACATTGGCGCACGAGCTCGGCCACGCGTATCATCAGCACGTGATGAACGATCTGCCGCCGCTGGCGCAGGAATATGCGATGAACGTGGCGGAGACGGCATCTACGTTCGCCGAGATGATCGTGGCGGACTCCGCGCTGGAAGCGGCAACGGAACGCGACGAGAAGCTGGCGCTGCTGGACGAGAAGCTGCAGAACGCCGTGGCTTTCTTCATGAACATCCATGCCCGGTTCCTGTTCGAGACGCGCTTCTACGAGAAACGCCGCGAAGGCATGGTCGGCCAGGAAGAGCTGAACGGGCTTATGGAAGAGGCGCAGCGCGAAGCGTTCAGCGGCGCGCTCGGCGAGCTGCATCCGCATTTCTGGGCGGCGAAGCTGCATTTCTATTTAACGGATGTCCCGTTCTATAATTTCCCGTATACGTTCGGCTATTTGTTCAGCGGCGGCATATATGCCATTGCGAAGAAAGCGGGGCCGTCGTTCGCGGGTCGCTATGTCTCGCTGCTGCGGGATACGGGGCTGATGACGGTCGAGCAACTGGCCGAGAAGCATCTGGGCGTTCGATTGGATCAGCCGGACTTCTGGCGCGAGGCCGTGTCGCTGCTGCTCGAGGACGTGGACGCGTTCCTGGCGCTGACGGAAGAATAG